Proteins encoded within one genomic window of Gammaproteobacteria bacterium:
- the gshB gene encoding glutathione synthase, which translates to MDPISAIHPAKDSSLAMLLEAQARGMDLFYFEQNDLRIRNGSAHGRARRLRVHDHREHWFDFTGQEDVALGSLDVILMRKDPPFDTEYIYTTYVLERAAQQGALVLNRPAALRDINEKAFTAWFPQCCPDTLITRSMTEMRAFMAEHEAIVVKPLHGMGGRSIFVVRRGDLNANVIFETLTAYETRHAMAQRYIPEIRQGDKRILLVDGEAPAQVLARVPAADDNRGNLVMGAAPEVRPLTERDRWIVGQVGPVLRERGVLFAGIDVIGDFLTEVNVTSPTGIRELKKYGHEDLAARFLDVVEGRLAAR; encoded by the coding sequence ATGGATCCCATCAGCGCCATCCATCCGGCCAAGGACAGCAGTCTCGCCATGCTGCTGGAGGCCCAGGCGCGCGGCATGGACCTGTTCTACTTTGAACAGAATGACCTGCGCATCCGCAACGGCAGCGCCCACGGCCGCGCCCGCCGCCTGCGGGTCCACGACCACAGGGAGCACTGGTTCGATTTCACGGGCCAGGAGGACGTCGCGCTGGGCAGCCTGGACGTCATCCTGATGCGCAAGGATCCGCCCTTCGACACCGAATACATCTACACCACCTACGTCCTGGAGCGCGCCGCGCAGCAGGGCGCCCTGGTGCTCAACCGTCCGGCGGCCCTGCGCGACATCAACGAGAAGGCCTTCACCGCCTGGTTTCCGCAGTGCTGCCCCGACACGCTGATCACCCGCTCCATGACCGAGATGCGCGCCTTCATGGCCGAGCACGAGGCGATCGTCGTCAAGCCGCTCCACGGCATGGGCGGACGCTCCATCTTCGTGGTGCGCCGGGGCGACCTCAACGCCAACGTCATCTTCGAGACCCTGACCGCGTACGAAACCCGCCACGCCATGGCCCAGCGCTACATCCCCGAGATCCGCCAGGGCGACAAGCGCATCCTGCTGGTCGACGGCGAGGCGCCGGCGCAGGTCCTGGCACGGGTGCCGGCCGCGGACGACAACCGCGGCAACCTGGTCATGGGCGCAGCCCCCGAGGTGCGGCCGCTGACCGAGAGGGACCGCTGGATCGTCGGTCAGGTGGGCCCGGTGCTGCGCGAGCGCGGCGTGCTCTTCGCCGGCATCGATGTCATCGGCGACTTCCTCACGGAGGTCAACGTCACGAGTCCCACGGGCATCCGTGAGCTGAAGAAGTACGGCCACGAGGATCTGGCCGCCAGGTTCCTCGATGTGGTGGAGGGACGGCTCGCTGCGCGCTGA
- a CDS encoding response regulator: MLKGQKQIPRVEGSVAAEGSGDLNGLKILVIDDSKTIRRTAETLLSKEGCQVYTAVDGFDALAKIADHRPDIIFVDIMMPRLDGYQTCALIKHNRTFKDTPVIMLSSKDGLFDRARGRIVGSEHYLTKPFTKDELLGAIRGHVSR, encoded by the coding sequence ATGTTAAAAGGGCAAAAGCAGATTCCCCGCGTGGAGGGCTCGGTGGCTGCAGAAGGTTCCGGCGACCTCAACGGGCTGAAGATCCTGGTCATCGACGACAGCAAGACCATCCGCCGCACGGCCGAGACCTTGCTCTCCAAGGAAGGCTGCCAGGTATACACGGCGGTGGACGGCTTCGATGCGCTGGCCAAGATCGCCGACCACCGCCCCGACATCATCTTCGTGGACATCATGATGCCCCGGCTCGACGGCTACCAGACCTGCGCACTGATCAAGCACAACCGTACCTTCAAGGACACGCCGGTGATCATGCTGTCCTCGAAGGATGGCCTGTTCGACCGGGCCCGTGGCCGGATCGTCGGCTCGGAGCACTACCTGACGAAGCCATTCACCAAGGACGAGCTGCTGGGGGCCATCAGGGGCCATGTGTCGCGCTGA
- a CDS encoding response regulator: MTLVLIVDDSPTDQHVISQALQRHGFDTLVASEGEEAISLAEREHPDVILMDIVMPGMNGFQATRHLTKNPATASIPVVIVTSKHQETDRIWGLRQGAVSYITKPVGDDELVAAVRANIKS, from the coding sequence ATGACGCTGGTACTCATCGTTGATGACTCGCCGACCGATCAGCACGTGATCTCCCAGGCGCTGCAGCGCCATGGCTTCGACACGCTGGTGGCCAGCGAAGGCGAGGAGGCGATCTCGCTGGCCGAGCGCGAGCACCCGGACGTGATCCTGATGGACATCGTCATGCCCGGCATGAACGGCTTCCAGGCCACGCGGCACCTGACGAAGAACCCGGCCACGGCCTCCATCCCGGTGGTGATCGTGACCTCCAAGCACCAGGAGACGGACCGGATCTGGGGACTGCGCCAGGGCGCGGTCAGTTACATCACCAAACCCGTGGGGGACGACGAACTGGTGGCGGCGGTAAGGGCCAACATCAAGTCGTGA
- a CDS encoding purine-binding chemotaxis protein CheW, with protein MTTSAGTGLRTLREHPFELLREIERRSRVALTGGPGDDVSGEEWVGIGLRLGNERFVVAREEVREVLMLPPALTRVPGARPWIRGLANVRGHLLPIADLRGFLGSGAVTGERAARVLVANSNEFPVGLVVDEVYGFRRFLQRERVGEFPQTTIRADRYLDGAFRRGLEVWPVLRVEKLLASREFQRAAED; from the coding sequence GTGACGACGTCGGCGGGCACCGGGCTGCGGACCCTGAGGGAACATCCGTTCGAGCTGCTGCGCGAGATCGAGCGGCGTTCGCGGGTGGCCCTCACCGGCGGTCCCGGCGATGATGTCAGCGGCGAGGAGTGGGTGGGGATCGGTCTGCGGCTCGGCAACGAGCGCTTCGTCGTGGCGCGGGAGGAAGTACGCGAGGTGCTGATGCTGCCGCCGGCGCTCACCCGTGTGCCCGGGGCCCGGCCCTGGATTCGCGGCCTGGCGAACGTCCGCGGCCACCTGCTGCCGATCGCCGACCTGCGCGGCTTTCTCGGTTCCGGCGCGGTGACGGGCGAGCGTGCGGCGCGGGTGCTGGTGGCCAACAGCAACGAGTTCCCGGTGGGCCTGGTGGTGGACGAGGTGTACGGTTTCCGCAGGTTCCTGCAGCGTGAGCGCGTCGGCGAGTTCCCGCAGACGACGATCCGGGCGGACCGTTACCTGGACGGCGCCTTTCGCCGCGGGCTCGAGGTCTGGCCGGTGCTGAGGGTGGAGAAGCTGCTGGCAAGCCGCGAGTTCCAGCGGGCTGCAGAGGACTAG
- a CDS encoding methyl-accepting chemotaxis protein produces MFNSSNRSRNLVILALCMFLSLVGTMALVFKGPGASGAGARADADIQAALVQAREALRGSPQAFDALARTVARMDAPGSGDADPLAGQVRASAAIISKGRPEILGAYAVVADLEKLIPPVRREAEELQFAAGGQAATGAQLQRLGTIMQGIVPQVRALVSGPAKPTDVANALGQTEIDVAQIILGLQSGDPDLNLKAVSGARATETLGRLAAARDKVFTRVRDARALGDRLDLISQASRQLDQVALRVVSAPAAATGSSGAPAREVLVIGLLVLAAVILAAMTWVYFQAPPAGPVQPATDQADRNQQAILRLLDELSSLADGDLTVQATVTEDITGAIADSINYAVEALRELVTTINESAILLDGAARSAETTAAQLGQASEAQSKQVESASQAIGRMVGSIEEVSGDAERSSDVARHSVDVAHKGGEAVRRTIEGMNAIRETIQDTSKRIKRLGESSQEIGNIVELINDIADQTNILALNASIQASMAGEAGRGFAVVADEVQRLAERSANATKQIEVLVRTIQADTNEAIVSMERSTTDVVGGALLAENAGAALEEIEQVSSQIASLVQNISNSAREQAGAAAAVIRIVELLQQINSQTASGTSNTRESISKLAELAAQLRRSVAGFRLPPGVVDVRPGRGPEPRQAQSPGTEAGGYGERGLRVIGKRTA; encoded by the coding sequence ATGTTCAACAGCAGCAACCGGTCGCGGAATCTGGTCATCCTCGCCCTGTGCATGTTCCTGTCGCTGGTGGGCACCATGGCGCTGGTGTTCAAGGGACCGGGCGCTTCGGGCGCCGGGGCAAGGGCCGATGCCGACATCCAGGCAGCGCTGGTGCAGGCGCGCGAGGCCTTGCGGGGTTCGCCGCAGGCTTTCGACGCGCTGGCGCGTACCGTGGCACGGATGGATGCCCCGGGCAGCGGCGATGCCGATCCGCTGGCGGGGCAGGTGCGAGCCAGTGCCGCCATCATCAGCAAGGGGCGGCCGGAAATACTCGGGGCGTATGCCGTGGTCGCGGACCTGGAGAAGCTCATCCCGCCGGTGCGCCGCGAAGCCGAGGAACTGCAGTTCGCCGCGGGCGGCCAGGCGGCCACCGGCGCCCAGCTGCAGCGGCTAGGCACCATCATGCAGGGCATCGTGCCGCAGGTCCGGGCGCTGGTCAGCGGGCCCGCCAAGCCCACGGATGTTGCCAATGCGCTCGGCCAGACCGAGATCGACGTGGCGCAGATCATCCTCGGCCTGCAGAGCGGTGACCCGGATCTCAACCTCAAGGCGGTGAGCGGGGCGCGGGCCACCGAAACGCTGGGCCGGCTCGCTGCCGCGCGCGACAAGGTATTCACCCGGGTGCGCGATGCCCGTGCGCTGGGTGACCGGCTTGATCTCATCTCCCAGGCCTCTCGCCAGCTCGACCAGGTGGCCCTGCGCGTGGTGAGCGCACCGGCCGCCGCCACGGGTTCCAGCGGAGCCCCGGCCCGCGAGGTCCTGGTGATCGGCCTGCTGGTGCTTGCCGCGGTGATCCTTGCGGCCATGACCTGGGTCTACTTCCAGGCACCGCCGGCCGGGCCGGTGCAGCCGGCGACGGACCAGGCGGACCGCAACCAGCAGGCGATCCTGCGCCTGCTCGACGAGCTGTCGAGCCTCGCCGATGGCGACCTGACCGTGCAGGCCACGGTGACCGAGGACATCACCGGGGCCATCGCCGACTCGATCAACTATGCGGTGGAGGCGCTGCGCGAGCTGGTGACCACCATCAACGAGAGTGCCATTCTGCTCGATGGCGCGGCACGCAGCGCGGAAACCACCGCCGCGCAGCTAGGCCAGGCCAGCGAGGCGCAGTCCAAGCAGGTGGAGTCCGCTTCGCAGGCGATCGGCCGGATGGTCGGCTCTATCGAGGAGGTCTCCGGCGATGCCGAGCGTTCTTCCGATGTGGCGCGCCATTCGGTGGATGTGGCACACAAGGGTGGCGAGGCGGTGCGCCGCACCATCGAGGGCATGAATGCCATCCGTGAGACCATCCAGGACACCTCCAAGCGCATCAAGCGACTCGGCGAGAGCTCGCAGGAGATCGGCAACATCGTCGAGCTCATCAACGACATCGCCGACCAGACCAACATCCTGGCGCTGAATGCCTCCATCCAGGCTTCGATGGCCGGCGAGGCTGGCCGCGGCTTCGCGGTGGTGGCCGACGAGGTGCAGCGCCTGGCGGAACGCTCGGCCAATGCCACCAAGCAGATCGAGGTGCTGGTGCGCACCATCCAGGCCGACACCAACGAGGCGATCGTCTCCATGGAACGCAGCACCACCGACGTGGTGGGAGGCGCACTGCTGGCGGAGAATGCCGGCGCCGCACTCGAGGAGATCGAGCAGGTGTCCAGCCAGATCGCCAGCCTGGTGCAGAACATCTCCAACTCGGCGCGCGAGCAGGCGGGTGCGGCGGCAGCCGTGATCCGCATCGTCGAGCTCCTGCAGCAGATCAATTCGCAGACCGCATCCGGCACCAGCAACACCCGCGAATCCATCAGCAAGCTGGCCGAGCTGGCCGCACAGCTGCGCCGCTCGGTGGCGGGCTTCCGCCTGCCGCCCGGGGTGGTGGATGTGCGCCCCGGACGCGGGCCGGAGCCGCGGCAGGCGCAGTCCCCCGGCACCGAGGCCGGCGGCTACGGCGAACGGGGGTTGCGCGTGATCGGCAAGCGGACGGCCTGA
- a CDS encoding Hpt domain-containing protein, whose product MNTAIPQASLQIVSDELAVTLNDARVVLEQFAEGDGGSQALERVAALLHTARGVLRMTETHGASLLAEEMEQTCAHLARLKRRDGGAEEPLEALMRSAVQLPAYVERVLNGGRDIPLVLLPLLNDLRAARGRPLLSESTLLLLNVGGDPRAVGQLPRANPSGEDLMRLAGELRPRFQLALLGWIRGDEPEANLRQMAGVVERLEKAAAAEQVHHLWWVAAGIIEALLDHGLETSVSLKRLMGQVDREMKRLRTLGEAQFAKVPPTELVNNLLYYVARARTGGPRATAIRAAFNLSELVPGDAQVEQARQSLSAPSVKLMQTVAQAIREDLGRVKDVLDIFVRTGMERVEELAPQLELLKKIGDTLGVLGLGDLREAVQTRREELQELIGHGRRPAESALVGIAAALLGVEDRLEGDLIGMIAPRADEPASGEASQEGASGLGQVTPAVMRECLVNLARVKEAVTQITDRGGDGAAMDAVPEQLQGITAGLLMLGKERAAGIVGDLQRAIRSLLGQGRGGAERGRLDRLADATVALEYYLETLQAGRSEPVYMLDNAERCLAGLAQTAPVDGAEAALEHAAGLDAAETVAALPAEHEATQVITAPSVPPLVPVTVSPTRVYSGGPERLDPELLELFIEEAREEITGIGRAFAAWERDDADGNSLAALRRAFHTLKGSGRMVGADAIGEFCWKVEVLLNRVINGTVLRSPRLMATLQDCVTVLPSLLEQLEVGAAPAGELKSLLARLHALAEPQAATTSEPEEGVTTAPAAPPPGQAPRLVAVAGTGGAKPEPPAITRPEPAPAAAPEPAPAAATMDPVLLDIFTREVSGHLANLRRFVAHCDEAAPPYAVTEELHRACHTLDGSFAMARVELGLPLTEALNALVSLAYGRPARLPAGAVATLRDTASRIEALLAYLAEPWRPAPETADLEQRLRDHTEALEHPPVQPLERTGELTGLLAEPDPVPESEPEPEPEPEPVPEPEAPPADDSIIVEELPLPEVIELTADLPAASELAELAGLAEPAGPVEPAQPAQPAQPVESAISRAAAPPPTPATATAALPYDPEIAAIFAEEAAELLESADAAVARLADGHGGASDEQAMADLQRYLHTLKGGARMAGLGVMGAFSHDLETLLIRVSEGLIPRSPAFGELLQASLDELHRLREDVMTGEQQRLAPQLAARVRAALSAEEPQPALPVSAPPAPLPPAEVPAATVVAAQEAPPVPVVAEAPAHEESLPAAPGPLHLEPVEPIGPIEPAEPAEPAAPVVVEFEPALPEISLPALDRIGELARELEQPAATSGVAAVAAAGAAEPAATAARQPAAERRETARVDSLLLDQLLNNAGEISIFQSRLSQQVNLIQFNLEELGATVVRLREQLRKLELETEAQILFRHQDDGGGRGDFDPLELDRYSTIQQLSRSLAESTTDVNSLKDLLQNMARDTEALLVQQARTATELQDGLMRTRMVPFHQHGPRLARLVRQTALEAGKRAELQMQGGGELDRQVLERMLGPFEHMLRNAVVHGIELPAEREAAGKPATGSIFINLRRDGSEAVVEIADDGRGIDVAAVRRKAADLGFIEQGTAVSDEEAMQFILRPGFSTADRLTQAAGRGIGMDVVTSEVAKLGGSLRIGSVAGRGTTFTIRLPFTLAVTQALIVRCGAELYAMPLPTVEGVIRLSRSELLARLATPQPVIDYGDQSYQFRHLGEYLGLGPARVPEEQSRVSVILVRAAEHSTALIADEMLDSREIVVKPVGPQLATIRGIAGATILGDGRIAVILDMGILVRTLRAGATVRAPVVEPPARGPLALVVDDSITMRRVTQRLLERNGFRVVTAKDGLEAIGVLQDHRPDIILLDVEMPRMDGYEFAKHVRNNADTATVPIVMITSRVSDKHKARAIEVGVNDYLGKPYQERALLEAVRHQLQRS is encoded by the coding sequence ATGAACACCGCGATTCCACAGGCATCGCTGCAGATCGTCAGCGACGAGCTGGCGGTCACGCTCAACGATGCGCGCGTGGTGCTGGAGCAGTTCGCCGAGGGCGATGGCGGCTCGCAGGCACTGGAACGCGTGGCTGCACTGCTGCACACCGCGCGCGGCGTGCTGCGCATGACGGAGACCCACGGCGCCAGCCTGCTGGCCGAGGAAATGGAGCAGACCTGCGCCCATCTGGCCAGGCTGAAGCGGCGCGACGGTGGTGCCGAGGAACCGCTCGAGGCGCTGATGCGTTCCGCCGTGCAGTTGCCGGCCTACGTGGAGCGGGTACTCAATGGCGGGCGCGATATCCCGCTGGTTCTGCTGCCCCTGCTCAACGACCTGCGTGCGGCCCGGGGCCGGCCGCTGTTGTCGGAGAGCACGCTGCTGCTCCTCAATGTCGGTGGCGACCCGCGCGCGGTCGGCCAGCTGCCCCGGGCGAATCCCAGCGGTGAGGATCTCATGCGCCTCGCGGGCGAACTGCGCCCGCGCTTCCAGCTGGCATTGCTTGGCTGGATCCGTGGTGACGAGCCGGAGGCCAACCTGCGGCAGATGGCCGGCGTGGTGGAGCGGCTGGAGAAAGCGGCTGCCGCCGAACAGGTCCATCACCTCTGGTGGGTGGCGGCCGGCATCATCGAGGCCCTGCTGGACCATGGCCTGGAAACCAGCGTCTCGCTCAAGCGCCTGATGGGCCAGGTGGACCGCGAGATGAAGCGCCTGCGCACGCTGGGCGAAGCCCAGTTTGCCAAGGTGCCGCCGACGGAGCTCGTCAACAACCTGCTCTATTACGTGGCGCGGGCCCGCACCGGCGGTCCGCGAGCCACGGCGATCCGCGCGGCCTTCAACCTCTCCGAGCTGGTGCCCGGCGATGCCCAGGTCGAGCAGGCGCGCCAGAGCCTCTCGGCGCCCAGCGTCAAGCTGATGCAGACCGTTGCGCAGGCGATCCGCGAGGACCTTGGCCGCGTGAAGGATGTGCTGGACATCTTCGTTCGCACCGGCATGGAGCGTGTCGAGGAGCTGGCGCCGCAACTGGAGTTGCTGAAGAAGATCGGCGACACCCTGGGTGTGCTCGGCCTCGGTGATCTGCGCGAAGCGGTGCAGACCCGGCGCGAGGAGCTGCAGGAACTGATCGGCCATGGGCGCCGCCCCGCGGAATCCGCCCTGGTGGGCATCGCCGCCGCGCTGCTCGGCGTCGAGGACCGGCTGGAGGGCGATCTCATCGGCATGATCGCCCCGCGGGCCGACGAGCCAGCCAGTGGCGAGGCCTCGCAGGAAGGCGCTTCGGGCCTGGGGCAGGTGACACCGGCTGTCATGCGCGAGTGCCTGGTGAACCTCGCTCGCGTGAAGGAGGCGGTGACCCAGATCACCGACCGGGGCGGTGACGGTGCCGCGATGGATGCCGTGCCCGAGCAGTTGCAGGGCATCACCGCCGGGTTGCTGATGCTCGGCAAGGAGCGTGCTGCCGGCATCGTGGGCGACCTGCAGCGTGCCATCCGCAGCCTGCTCGGCCAGGGCCGGGGGGGCGCCGAGCGCGGACGCCTCGACCGGCTGGCCGATGCGACGGTGGCGCTGGAGTACTACCTGGAGACGCTGCAGGCCGGGCGCAGCGAGCCCGTTTACATGCTCGACAATGCCGAGCGCTGCCTGGCGGGCCTGGCGCAGACCGCACCCGTCGACGGTGCCGAAGCGGCGCTGGAGCACGCGGCGGGCCTGGATGCAGCCGAGACGGTGGCGGCCCTGCCGGCGGAGCACGAGGCCACGCAGGTGATCACGGCGCCATCCGTGCCGCCGCTGGTGCCGGTCACGGTGTCGCCGACGCGGGTATACAGCGGTGGCCCGGAGCGGCTCGACCCGGAGCTGCTGGAACTGTTCATCGAGGAGGCGCGCGAGGAGATCACCGGCATCGGCCGCGCGTTCGCTGCCTGGGAGCGCGATGATGCCGACGGCAATTCGCTGGCGGCCCTGCGCCGGGCTTTCCATACCCTGAAGGGCAGCGGCCGCATGGTCGGCGCCGACGCCATCGGCGAGTTCTGCTGGAAGGTCGAGGTGCTCCTCAACCGCGTCATCAATGGCACGGTTCTGCGCAGCCCGCGATTGATGGCCACCCTGCAGGACTGCGTCACCGTGCTGCCTTCCCTGCTAGAGCAGCTGGAAGTCGGGGCTGCACCGGCCGGGGAACTCAAGTCCCTGCTGGCCCGTCTCCATGCCCTGGCCGAGCCGCAGGCGGCGACCACCAGCGAGCCGGAGGAGGGCGTGACTACCGCCCCGGCTGCCCCGCCGCCCGGGCAGGCGCCACGCCTGGTCGCGGTGGCAGGGACCGGTGGCGCGAAGCCCGAGCCGCCTGCGATCACGCGGCCGGAGCCTGCACCGGCAGCCGCTCCGGAACCGGCGCCCGCGGCAGCCACCATGGACCCCGTGCTGCTGGACATCTTCACCCGGGAGGTGAGCGGCCACCTGGCAAACCTGCGCAGGTTCGTCGCCCACTGCGACGAGGCCGCGCCACCGTACGCAGTGACCGAGGAACTGCACCGCGCCTGCCATACGCTGGATGGCAGCTTTGCCATGGCGCGCGTGGAGCTGGGACTGCCGCTCACCGAGGCGCTGAATGCGCTGGTGAGCCTCGCTTACGGCCGTCCGGCGCGCCTGCCGGCGGGGGCCGTGGCGACGCTGCGCGATACCGCTTCACGCATCGAAGCGCTGCTGGCCTACCTCGCGGAGCCCTGGCGACCGGCTCCGGAAACCGCGGACCTCGAACAGCGGCTGCGGGACCACACCGAGGCGCTCGAACATCCGCCCGTGCAACCGCTGGAGCGCACCGGCGAACTGACCGGGCTGCTCGCCGAGCCAGACCCAGTGCCAGAGTCAGAGCCTGAGCCTGAGCCTGAGCCTGAGCCAGTTCCCGAGCCCGAGGCACCGCCGGCCGATGATTCCATCATCGTCGAGGAGCTGCCGCTGCCTGAGGTCATCGAACTCACGGCCGATCTGCCCGCGGCCAGCGAGCTGGCAGAGCTTGCTGGCCTGGCTGAACCGGCCGGGCCGGTGGAGCCGGCGCAACCGGCGCAACCGGCGCAACCAGTCGAATCGGCCATCTCCCGTGCGGCCGCTCCGCCGCCGACGCCGGCAACCGCCACGGCCGCGCTGCCCTACGACCCCGAGATCGCGGCAATCTTCGCGGAGGAAGCCGCCGAGCTGCTGGAGTCGGCCGACGCCGCTGTGGCCCGCCTCGCCGACGGCCATGGAGGCGCCAGCGACGAGCAGGCCATGGCCGACCTGCAACGCTACCTGCATACGCTCAAGGGTGGTGCCCGCATGGCCGGCCTCGGCGTCATGGGTGCATTCAGCCATGACCTGGAAACGCTGCTCATCCGGGTCAGCGAGGGGCTGATCCCGCGCAGTCCGGCCTTTGGCGAGCTGTTGCAGGCCAGCCTCGACGAGCTGCACCGCCTGCGCGAGGACGTCATGACCGGCGAGCAGCAGCGGCTGGCACCGCAGCTCGCCGCCCGGGTGCGTGCGGCCCTGTCTGCCGAGGAACCCCAGCCCGCACTGCCGGTTTCCGCGCCGCCCGCGCCGCTGCCGCCAGCGGAGGTCCCCGCGGCCACGGTGGTCGCAGCACAGGAGGCCCCGCCCGTGCCGGTCGTGGCCGAGGCCCCTGCGCACGAGGAGTCCCTGCCCGCCGCGCCGGGGCCGTTGCACCTCGAGCCGGTCGAGCCCATCGGCCCCATCGAGCCGGCCGAGCCCGCCGAGCCCGCGGCACCGGTGGTGGTGGAATTCGAACCCGCGTTGCCGGAGATCAGTCTTCCCGCCCTCGATCGCATCGGCGAGCTGGCCCGGGAGCTCGAGCAGCCGGCGGCCACGTCCGGCGTCGCGGCCGTCGCTGCCGCCGGAGCTGCGGAACCGGCGGCCACCGCGGCGCGCCAGCCCGCCGCGGAGCGCCGCGAGACCGCGCGCGTGGACTCGCTGCTGCTCGACCAGCTGCTCAACAATGCCGGCGAGATCAGCATCTTCCAGTCGCGGCTCAGCCAGCAGGTCAACCTGATCCAGTTCAACCTCGAGGAACTCGGTGCGACCGTGGTGCGGCTGCGCGAGCAGCTGCGCAAGCTGGAGCTGGAGACCGAGGCGCAGATCCTCTTCCGCCACCAGGACGATGGCGGCGGCCGCGGCGATTTCGATCCGCTGGAACTGGACCGCTACTCGACCATCCAGCAGCTCTCGCGCAGCCTGGCGGAATCCACCACCGACGTGAACAGCCTCAAGGACCTGCTGCAGAACATGGCGCGGGATACCGAGGCGCTGCTGGTCCAGCAGGCGCGCACGGCCACCGAGCTGCAGGACGGCCTGATGCGCACCCGCATGGTGCCCTTCCACCAGCACGGCCCGCGCCTGGCGCGGCTGGTGCGCCAGACCGCCCTGGAGGCCGGCAAGCGCGCCGAGCTGCAGATGCAGGGCGGAGGCGAGCTGGACCGCCAGGTCCTGGAGCGCATGCTCGGGCCCTTCGAGCACATGCTGCGCAATGCGGTCGTGCACGGCATCGAGCTGCCCGCGGAACGCGAGGCCGCGGGCAAGCCGGCCACCGGCAGCATCTTCATCAACCTGCGCCGCGATGGTTCCGAGGCGGTGGTGGAGATCGCCGACGATGGCCGCGGCATCGACGTTGCCGCCGTGCGCCGCAAGGCCGCGGACCTGGGATTCATCGAGCAGGGCACCGCGGTCAGCGACGAGGAGGCCATGCAGTTCATCCTGCGGCCCGGCTTCAGCACGGCGGACCGGCTGACCCAGGCCGCCGGCCGCGGCATCGGCATGGACGTGGTCACCAGCGAGGTGGCGAAACTCGGCGGCTCGCTGCGCATCGGCTCGGTGGCGGGCCGTGGCACCACCTTCACCATCCGCCTGCCGTTCACGCTCGCCGTCACGCAGGCGCTGATCGTGCGCTGTGGCGCCGAGCTCTATGCGATGCCCTTGCCCACCGTCGAGGGCGTCATCCGCCTGTCGCGCAGCGAGTTGCTGGCACGCCTGGCCACGCCGCAGCCGGTCATCGACTACGGCGACCAGTCCTACCAGTTCCGCCACCTCGGGGAGTACCTGGGCCTCGGCCCGGCGCGCGTCCCGGAGGAGCAGAGCCGGGTGTCCGTGATCCTGGTGCGGGCGGCGGAACATTCCACCGCGCTCATCGCCGACGAGATGCTCGACAGCCGCGAGATCGTCGTCAAGCCGGTCGGGCCGCAGCTGGCCACCATCCGCGGCATCGCCGGTGCCACCATCCTCGGCGACGGCCGCATCGCCGTGATCCTCGACATGGGTATCCTGGTGCGCACGCTGCGCGCGGGGGCCACGGTACGCGCGCCGGTGGTCGAGCCTCCCGCCAGGGGGCCGCTGGCACTGGTGGTGGACGACTCCATCACCATGCGCCGCGTGACCCAGCGGCTGCTGGAGCGCAACGGCTTCCGCGTGGTTACCGCCAAGGATGGCCTCGAGGCCATCGGCGTGCTGCAGGACCACCGGCCCGACATCATCCTGCTCGACGTGGAGATGCCGCGCATGGACGGCTACGAGTTCGCCAAGCACGTGCGCAACAATGCCGACACTGCTACCGTGCCCATCGTCATGATCACCTCGCGGGTGAGCGACAAGCACAAGGCGCGTGCCATCGAGGTGGGCGTCAACGACTACCTCGGCAAGCCTTACCAGGAGCGCGCGCTGCTGGAAGCGGTGCGCCACCAGTTGCAGCGGTCCTGA
- a CDS encoding chemotaxis protein CheW → MNSQTAARSAIDEIYCQLIPLRQLRLIVPRSCIAEVIRYAPPMRQGPAPGWFRGLVPWTTLRVPVVSFEELCGREAGEPGGRTRIAIVNAMSGRLDTGYYGILTEGFPQLVRVNREVMQPDDRQAWPAEGPVVCQIRMINEYPLIPDLERVEEMLHACLDRSARRLS, encoded by the coding sequence ATGAACAGCCAGACGGCAGCCCGCAGCGCCATCGACGAGATCTATTGCCAGCTGATCCCGCTGCGTCAGCTGCGCCTCATCGTGCCCCGCAGCTGCATCGCCGAGGTCATCCGCTACGCACCGCCGATGCGCCAGGGTCCCGCGCCCGGCTGGTTCCGCGGACTGGTCCCCTGGACGACGCTGCGGGTGCCGGTGGTCTCGTTCGAGGAACTCTGCGGGCGCGAGGCCGGCGAGCCGGGTGGCCGCACCCGCATCGCCATCGTCAATGCCATGTCGGGCCGCCTCGACACCGGCTACTACGGCATCCTCACCGAGGGCTTTCCGCAGCTGGTGCGCGTCAATCGCGAAGTCATGCAGCCCGACGACCGCCAGGCCTGGCCCGCCGAGGGGCCCGTGGTCTGCCAGATCCGCATGATCAACGAGTACCCGCTGATCCCCGACCTGGAGCGCGTCGAGGAGATGCTGCACGCCTGCCTGGACCGTTCGGCCCGCCGCCTGTCCTGA